One part of the Mycobacterium marinum genome encodes these proteins:
- a CDS encoding Re/Si-specific NAD(P)(+) transhydrogenase subunit alpha — protein sequence MTDPQTTVGVVAESTPDERRVALVPKAVGSLVNSGVAVVVESGAGERALLPDDLYTEAGATIGDAWAADVVVKVAPPSADEVGKLRNGQTLIGFLAPRNADNSIGALKQAGVQAFALEAIPRISRAQVMDALSSQANVAGYKAVLLAASESTRFFPMLTTAAGTVKPATVLVLGVGVAGLQALATAKRLGARTTGYDVRPEVADQVRSVGAQWLNIGIDAAGEGGYARELTDEERAQQQKALEAAISGFDVVITTALVPGRPAPRLVTAAAVEAMKPGSVVVDLAGETGGNCELTEPGRVVVKHDVTIASPLNLPATMPEHASELYSKNITALLDLLLTDGKLAPDFDDEVIADSCVTRGDD from the coding sequence ATGACAGATCCGCAGACGACGGTGGGCGTGGTGGCCGAGTCCACGCCCGACGAGCGCCGCGTCGCGCTGGTACCCAAGGCGGTCGGCTCGCTGGTGAACAGCGGGGTGGCCGTGGTGGTGGAATCCGGCGCCGGTGAGCGAGCGCTGCTGCCCGACGATCTCTACACCGAAGCCGGCGCCACCATCGGCGATGCGTGGGCCGCCGACGTAGTCGTCAAGGTCGCACCGCCGAGCGCCGACGAGGTCGGCAAGCTGCGCAACGGGCAGACCCTGATCGGCTTTCTGGCCCCCCGCAATGCCGACAACTCGATCGGTGCGTTGAAGCAAGCCGGTGTCCAGGCCTTTGCGCTGGAAGCTATCCCGCGTATCTCGCGTGCCCAGGTGATGGACGCGTTGTCATCGCAGGCCAACGTGGCCGGCTACAAGGCCGTGCTGCTGGCGGCTTCGGAATCGACCCGGTTCTTCCCGATGCTGACCACCGCGGCGGGCACGGTGAAGCCGGCCACCGTCCTGGTGCTCGGCGTCGGGGTGGCCGGCCTGCAGGCGCTGGCCACGGCCAAGCGGCTGGGCGCCCGGACCACCGGGTACGACGTGCGTCCCGAGGTGGCAGACCAGGTGCGCTCGGTGGGTGCGCAGTGGCTCAACATCGGTATCGATGCCGCCGGTGAGGGCGGGTACGCCCGCGAACTCACCGACGAGGAACGTGCCCAGCAGCAGAAGGCGCTGGAGGCGGCGATCAGCGGTTTCGACGTGGTGATCACCACGGCGCTGGTTCCCGGCCGCCCCGCGCCGCGGTTGGTGACCGCCGCCGCCGTCGAGGCGATGAAGCCCGGCAGCGTGGTGGTGGACCTGGCCGGCGAGACCGGAGGCAACTGCGAACTCACCGAACCCGGGCGGGTCGTGGTCAAGCACGATGTCACGATCGCCTCGCCGCTCAATCTGCCGGCGACGATGCCCGAGCACGCCAGTGAGCTCTACAGCAAGAACATCACCGCGCTGCTGGATCTGTTGCTCACCGACGGCAAACTGGCCCCGGACTTCGACGACGAAGTCATCGCGGACTCCTGCGTGACCCGCGGCGACGACTGA
- a CDS encoding DUF1348 family protein: MTESRPPFPPFTFETATQKVQAAEDAWNTRDPQRVSLAYTVDSRWRNRDEYVVGREQIVAFLTRKWQRELDYSLRKSLWSFGEDRIAVRFQYESRDATGQWYRSYGNELWEFTPSGLMARREASINDVAITESQRRFFGPRPAAEHGQEIPMW, from the coding sequence ATGACTGAGAGCCGGCCGCCATTTCCGCCGTTCACCTTCGAAACCGCTACCCAGAAGGTCCAAGCCGCCGAGGACGCGTGGAATACCCGCGACCCGCAGCGGGTCAGCCTGGCCTACACGGTGGACTCGCGGTGGCGAAACCGCGACGAGTACGTCGTCGGCAGGGAACAGATCGTCGCCTTCTTGACCCGCAAGTGGCAGCGCGAACTCGACTACTCGCTGCGAAAGAGCCTGTGGAGCTTCGGTGAGGACCGCATTGCGGTGCGGTTCCAGTACGAGTCGCGTGATGCCACGGGACAGTGGTACCGCAGTTACGGAAACGAACTGTGGGAATTCACCCCCTCGGGGCTGATGGCCCGCCGCGAGGCGAGCATCAACGATGTGGCGATCACCGAATCGCAGCGACGCTTCTTCGGCCCGCGACCGGCCGCTGAGCACGGCCAAGAGATCCCGATGTGGTGA
- a CDS encoding NAD(P) transhydrogenase subunit alpha, giving the protein MYDELLANLAILVLSGFVGFAVISKVPNTLHTPLMSGTNAIHGIVVLGALVVFGEVEHPSLAVQIILFVAVVFGTLNVIGGFIVTDRMLGMFKGKKKVAAVKAEKAEGSAAK; this is encoded by the coding sequence ATGTACGACGAGCTATTGGCCAACCTGGCGATCCTGGTGCTATCCGGGTTCGTCGGGTTCGCGGTCATCTCCAAGGTGCCCAACACCTTGCACACCCCGCTGATGTCGGGGACCAACGCCATCCACGGCATCGTCGTGCTCGGCGCGCTGGTGGTGTTCGGCGAGGTCGAGCATCCGTCGCTGGCGGTACAGATCATCCTGTTCGTCGCCGTGGTGTTCGGCACGCTCAACGTCATTGGCGGCTTCATCGTCACCGACCGCATGCTGGGCATGTTCAAGGGCAAGAAGAAAGTCGCGGCCGTCAAGGCCGAAAAGGCAGAAGGGTCCGCCGCCAAATGA
- a CDS encoding NAD(P)(+) transhydrogenase (Re/Si-specific) subunit beta, with amino-acid sequence MNYLVIGLYILAFSLFIYGLMGLTGPKTAVRGNLIAAVGMAIAVAATLVKIRHTDQWVLIIAGLVVGVALGVPPARLTKMTAMPQLVAFFNGVGGGTVALIALSEFIETKGFSAFQHGESPTVHIVVASLFAAIIGSISFWGSIIAFGKLQELISGAPIGFGKAQQPVNLLLLVGAVVAAVVIGLDAHPGSGGVSLWWMIGLLAAAGVLGLMVVLPIGGADMPVVISLLNAMTGLSAAAAGLALNNTAMIVAGMIVGASGSILTNLMAKAMNRSIPAIVAGGFGGGGVSPSADGGGDKHVKATSAADAAIQMAYANQVIVVPGYGLAVAQAQHAVKDMASLLEDKGVAVKYAIHPVAGRMPGHMNVLLAEAEVDYDAMKDMDDINDEFARTDVAIVIGANDVTNPAARNDASSPIYGMPILNVDKAKSVIVLKRSMNSGFAGIDNPLFYGEGTTMLFGDAKKSVTEVAEELKAL; translated from the coding sequence ATGAACTACTTGGTGATCGGCCTCTATATCCTGGCGTTCTCGCTGTTCATCTACGGCTTGATGGGCCTGACCGGGCCGAAGACCGCGGTGCGCGGCAACCTGATCGCCGCGGTGGGCATGGCTATTGCGGTGGCCGCCACGCTGGTCAAGATCAGGCACACCGATCAGTGGGTGCTGATCATCGCGGGCCTGGTCGTGGGTGTCGCACTGGGTGTGCCGCCGGCCCGGTTGACCAAGATGACCGCGATGCCGCAGCTGGTCGCGTTCTTCAACGGCGTCGGCGGCGGCACCGTCGCGCTGATCGCGCTGTCGGAGTTCATCGAGACCAAGGGATTCTCGGCGTTCCAGCACGGCGAGTCGCCGACCGTGCACATCGTGGTGGCCTCGTTGTTTGCGGCGATCATCGGGTCGATCTCGTTCTGGGGCTCGATCATCGCGTTCGGCAAGCTGCAGGAGCTCATCTCCGGCGCGCCGATCGGCTTCGGTAAGGCCCAGCAGCCGGTCAACCTGCTGCTGCTGGTCGGGGCCGTGGTGGCCGCGGTGGTGATCGGTCTGGATGCGCATCCGGGCAGTGGCGGGGTGTCGCTGTGGTGGATGATCGGCCTGCTGGCCGCCGCCGGCGTGCTGGGTCTGATGGTGGTGCTGCCGATCGGCGGTGCCGACATGCCGGTGGTCATCTCGCTACTCAACGCCATGACCGGGCTGTCCGCCGCGGCGGCGGGTCTGGCGCTGAACAACACCGCGATGATCGTCGCCGGCATGATCGTGGGCGCCTCGGGTTCGATCCTGACCAACCTGATGGCCAAGGCGATGAACCGCTCCATCCCCGCGATCGTCGCGGGTGGCTTCGGTGGCGGGGGCGTGTCCCCCAGTGCTGACGGCGGCGGTGACAAGCACGTCAAGGCCACCTCGGCCGCCGATGCGGCGATTCAGATGGCCTACGCCAACCAGGTGATCGTGGTGCCCGGCTACGGTCTGGCCGTCGCGCAGGCGCAGCACGCGGTCAAGGACATGGCCTCGCTGCTCGAGGACAAGGGTGTGGCGGTGAAGTACGCCATCCACCCGGTCGCCGGCCGGATGCCCGGGCACATGAACGTGCTGCTGGCCGAGGCCGAGGTCGACTACGACGCCATGAAGGACATGGACGACATCAACGACGAGTTCGCCCGCACCGATGTGGCGATCGTCATCGGCGCCAACGACGTGACCAACCCGGCGGCGCGCAACGACGCGTCCAGCCCGATTTACGGGATGCCGATTCTCAACGTCGACAAGGCCAAGTCAGTGATCGTGCTGAAGCGTTCGATGAACTCCGGGTTCGCCGGGATCGACAACCCGCTGTTTTACGGCGAGGGAACCACGATGCTGTTCGGTGACGCAAAGAAGTCGGTCACGGAGGTCGCCGAAGAACTCAAGGCGCTGTAG
- a CDS encoding TetR/AcrR family transcriptional regulator, whose product MPSETGLSRREELLAVATKLFAARGYHGTRMDDVADVIGLNKATVYHYYASKSLILFDIYRQAAEGTLGALHAEPSWTAREALYQYTVRLLTGIADNPERAAVYFQEQPYIAEWFTPEQVAEVREKEAQVHEHVHGLIDRGIASGEFYECDSHVVALGYIGMTLGSYRWLRPHGRRTAREIAAEFSTALLRGLIRDESIRNQSPLGS is encoded by the coding sequence ATGCCGTCCGAAACTGGACTTTCACGTCGTGAGGAGTTGCTGGCAGTAGCGACTAAGTTGTTTGCTGCCAGGGGCTATCACGGCACTCGGATGGACGACGTCGCCGACGTGATCGGGCTGAACAAGGCGACGGTTTACCACTATTACGCCAGCAAGTCGCTGATCCTGTTCGACATCTACCGCCAGGCCGCCGAAGGCACCCTGGGCGCGTTGCACGCAGAGCCGTCGTGGACGGCTCGCGAGGCGCTCTATCAATACACCGTCCGGTTGCTCACCGGAATCGCCGACAACCCCGAGCGCGCCGCGGTGTACTTCCAGGAGCAGCCCTATATCGCCGAGTGGTTTACCCCCGAACAGGTTGCCGAGGTCCGCGAAAAGGAAGCCCAGGTTCACGAGCACGTGCATGGCCTGATCGACCGCGGGATCGCCAGCGGGGAGTTCTACGAGTGCGATTCGCACGTGGTGGCGCTGGGCTATATCGGGATGACGCTGGGTAGTTACCGCTGGTTGCGGCCACACGGTCGGCGTACGGCCAGAGAGATCGCGGCCGAGTTCAGCACCGCTTTGCTGCGCGGGCTCATACGCGATGAATCCATTCGCAACCAGTCGCCGCTGGGGTCCTGA